The following are encoded in a window of Terriglobales bacterium genomic DNA:
- a CDS encoding ATP-binding protein translates to MVQKVESDTILPVSGPRQLILRFASAAAIVMAIVWVYLRLIRVNPTTVGFTFLLAILVVSASWGLRCAIFMAVVATLAYNFFFLPPVMKLTIADPQNWVALFAFMVTALIGSHLSERARREALRSHERRREVERLYAFSQQLLVTENVFGLLNRVPNFIVDSFGVAGAAVFLANKRKTYFSDISVQSVVTTEQLEAVSSREPVVDRERGLCFMPMRTGVRPIGAIAFQGCSLSRETQEAIGSLIAIAIERAATMESLTKAEATREGDRLRSLLLDSVTHEFRTPLTAIKASAETLLSEVELDKPQVKDLAKVINEESDRLNRLVGEAAEVGQLDAHQVELQFEPHQIREAIDLALQEARHSVERHHVEVKVPPNLPPARMDVKRIAEVLSQLLENAGKYSPPETPIRITAELQNAHLVTSVADHGPGIDDAEQSMIFEKFYRGRNERISIQGTGMGLSIAKAIVELHGGTISVTSQLGHGSVFSFTLPLGS, encoded by the coding sequence GTGGTGCAAAAAGTCGAATCGGATACAATCCTGCCTGTGAGCGGGCCCCGGCAACTGATATTACGCTTCGCCTCCGCGGCGGCGATCGTGATGGCGATCGTGTGGGTCTACCTCCGGCTGATCCGCGTGAATCCCACCACCGTGGGCTTCACCTTCCTGCTGGCTATTCTGGTGGTGTCAGCTTCCTGGGGCCTGCGCTGCGCCATCTTCATGGCAGTCGTGGCCACGCTGGCCTACAACTTCTTCTTCCTGCCCCCGGTGATGAAACTGACCATCGCCGACCCGCAGAACTGGGTGGCGTTGTTCGCGTTCATGGTCACCGCCCTCATCGGCAGTCACCTGTCGGAGCGCGCCCGCCGGGAAGCGTTGCGATCGCACGAACGCCGTCGCGAGGTGGAGCGCTTGTACGCGTTCAGCCAGCAACTTCTGGTCACCGAGAATGTGTTCGGCCTGCTCAACCGGGTCCCGAACTTCATCGTGGACTCGTTCGGAGTAGCCGGCGCCGCCGTCTTCCTCGCAAACAAGCGGAAGACGTACTTCTCCGACATCTCCGTCCAGTCCGTTGTGACCACCGAGCAGCTGGAGGCGGTCAGCAGCAGGGAGCCGGTGGTCGACCGCGAGCGCGGCCTCTGCTTCATGCCCATGCGCACCGGCGTGCGCCCGATCGGCGCCATTGCCTTCCAGGGTTGCAGCCTGTCGCGGGAGACGCAGGAGGCGATCGGAAGCCTGATCGCTATCGCCATCGAGCGCGCCGCCACCATGGAAAGCCTGACCAAGGCGGAGGCGACCCGCGAAGGCGACCGCCTCCGCTCCTTGCTGCTGGATTCGGTGACCCACGAGTTTCGCACCCCCCTGACCGCGATCAAGGCGTCGGCCGAGACTCTCTTGTCCGAGGTCGAGCTGGACAAGCCCCAGGTGAAGGACCTGGCCAAGGTCATCAACGAGGAGAGTGACCGGCTCAACCGGCTGGTCGGCGAGGCCGCGGAGGTCGGGCAGTTGGACGCGCACCAGGTCGAGCTCCAGTTCGAACCGCACCAGATCCGGGAAGCGATCGACCTGGCGTTGCAGGAGGCCAGACATTCCGTGGAGCGCCATCACGTCGAGGTGAAAGTCCCCCCCAACCTGCCCCCGGCGCGCATGGACGTGAAGAGGATCGCCGAGGTCCTCAGCCAGTTGCTGGAGAATGCAGGGAAGTATTCGCCGCCGGAGACACCCATCCGTATCACGGCGGAGCTGCAGAACGCGCACCTGGTGACCTCGGTCGCGGACCATGGGCCCGGCATCGACGACGCCGAGCAGTCGATGATCTTCGAGAAATTCTATCGCGGGAGGAACGAGCGTATTTCGATCCAGGGAACCGGCATGGGGCTCTCCATCGCCAAGGCGATCGTCGAGCTGCACGGCGGGACCATCAGCGTGACCAGCCAGCTGGGGCATGGTTCGGTGTTCTCGTTCACCTTGCCGCTTGGGTCCTGA